In one Drosophila albomicans strain 15112-1751.03 chromosome X, ASM965048v2, whole genome shotgun sequence genomic region, the following are encoded:
- the LOC117566381 gene encoding cytoplasmic dynein 1 light intermediate chain 1 isoform X2: protein MDSVTQTMTTTTGSNALTSSFTTKKKDAAADKENLWSAILNEVQTQGSTKLPSNKSVLVLGDNATGKTTLIAKLQGVEDPKKGSGLEYAYIDVKDEYRDDMTRLSVWVLDGDPGHTNLLHYALNETNYAHTLVILTVSMTQPWGWLEQLNQWIKVLAQHIESLQLDPKEKEAARQRLATTWQSYCEVGDDLDPGSPVKRTMHNNSIDEDDLLPLTEDALITNLGLDIVVVVTKTDYMTTLEKEYEYRDEHFDFIQQWIRNFCLRHGTSLFYTSVKEDKNCDLLYKYLTHRIYGLPFRTPALVVEKDAVLIPAGWDSLKKISILYENMHAVKAENHYTDIIKAPPTRKAVSNRETEVQTEDEQAFLARQQEILKQGGQVRGESPLRSQGASAGGNKAGPRTPGSAGQSSPKKIDPKLTPATPGGEGVLANFFNSLLHKKSGGPAGGPAGAASPGGGMGTPRTSNGTDALMTAEKLAVRSDAAAELDRLARSVKKDIDLSQSEC, encoded by the exons ATGGACAGCGTCACGCAaacgatgacaacaacaacgggcaGCAATGCGCTGACATCATCCTTCACTACGAAGAAGAAGGATGCCGCCGCCGACAAGGAGAATCTCTG GTCAGCGATATTGAATGAAGTACAAACACAAGGCAGCACAAAGTTACCATCAAACAAATCTGTACTAGTATTAGGTGATAATGCCACTGGCAAGACGACACTCATTGCCAAGCTGCAGGGCGTCGAGGATCCCAAGAAGGGCTCCGGCCTCGAGTATGCATACATTGATGTCAAGGATGAGTACAGAGACG ATATGACGCGCCTAAGCGTTTGGGTTCTGGATGGCGATCCAGGACACACAAATCTGCTGCACTATGCGCTTAACGAAACGAACTATGCACACACCCTCGTCATATTAACAGTCTCGATGACACAGCCGTGGGGCTGGCTCGAGCAGCTCAATCAATGGATCAAGGTGCTGGCCCAGCACATTGAGAGCCTGCAATTGGATCCCAAAGAGAAGGAGGCGGCCCGTCAACGTTTGGCAACGACGTGGCAAAGCTATTGCGAGGTCGGCGACGATTTGGATCCCGGCTCACCAGTGAAACGCACCATGCACAACAATTCTATTGATGAGGATGATCTGTTGCCGCTGACAGAGGACGCACTAATTACAAATCTGGGCCTCGAcatagttgtcgttgtcacaAAG aCGGACTACATGACAACGCTTGAGAAGGAGTACGAGTATCGAGATGAACACTTTGATTTCATACAGCAATGGATACGGAACTTTTGCCTGCGGCACGGCACCTCGCTCTTTTACACCAGCGTCAAAGAGGATAAAAACTGTGATCTCCTTTACAAATATCTAACGCATCGAATTTATGGTCTACCATTCCGTACGCCAGCGCTAGTCGTTGAAAAGGATGCGGTGCTCAT TCCGGCGGGTTGGGATAGCCTCAAGAAAATAAGTATTCTATATGAGAACATGCATGCGGTCAAGGCCGAGAATCATTACACAGACATAATCAAAGCGCCGCCAACACGAAAG GCGGTTTCCAATCGCGAGACAGAGGTGCAAACGGAGGACGAACAGGCGTTCTTGGCGCGCCAGCAGGAGATACTCAAGCAAGGTGGCCAGGTGCGCGGTGAGTCGCCGTTGCGTTCTCAAGGCGCCAGCGCTGGCGGCAACAAGGCCGGACCACGTACGCCCGGCAGTGCCGGCCAGAGTTCACCCAAAAAG ATCGATCCCAAGCTGACGCCTGCCACGCCGGGCGGTGAAGGTGTGCTGGCCAACTTCTTTAACTCGCTGCTACACAAAAAGTCCGGTGGACCAGCTGGCGGACCGGCGGGAGCAGCTAGTCCAGGCGGTGGCATGGGCACGCCACGCACCTCCAATGGCACCGATGCTCTGATGACGGCCGAGAAGTTGGCCGTGCGCTCAGATGCCGCTGCCGAGCTGGATCGATTGGCGCGTAGCGTTAAAAAGGATATCGATCTGTCCCAAAGTGAGTGTTGA
- the LOC117566381 gene encoding cytoplasmic dynein 1 light intermediate chain 1 isoform X1 has translation MDSVTQTMTTTTGSNALTSSFTTKKKDAAADKENLWSAILNEVQTQGSTKLPSNKSVLVLGDNATGKTTLIAKLQGVEDPKKGSGLEYAYIDVKDEYRDDMTRLSVWVLDGDPGHTNLLHYALNETNYAHTLVILTVSMTQPWGWLEQLNQWIKVLAQHIESLQLDPKEKEAARQRLATTWQSYCEVGDDLDPGSPVKRTMHNNSIDEDDLLPLTEDALITNLGLDIVVVVTKTDYMTTLEKEYEYRDEHFDFIQQWIRNFCLRHGTSLFYTSVKEDKNCDLLYKYLTHRIYGLPFRTPALVVEKDAVLIPAGWDSLKKISILYENMHAVKAENHYTDIIKAPPTRKAVSNRETEVQTEDEQAFLARQQEILKQGGQVRGESPLRSQGASAGGNKAGPRTPGSAGQSSPKKIDPKLTPATPGGEGVLANFFNSLLHKKSGGPAGGPAGAASPGGGMGTPRTSNGTDALMTAEKLAVRSDAAAELDRLARSVKKDIDLSQIKRKKSDVLTTNRFNTTPQNL, from the exons ATGGACAGCGTCACGCAaacgatgacaacaacaacgggcaGCAATGCGCTGACATCATCCTTCACTACGAAGAAGAAGGATGCCGCCGCCGACAAGGAGAATCTCTG GTCAGCGATATTGAATGAAGTACAAACACAAGGCAGCACAAAGTTACCATCAAACAAATCTGTACTAGTATTAGGTGATAATGCCACTGGCAAGACGACACTCATTGCCAAGCTGCAGGGCGTCGAGGATCCCAAGAAGGGCTCCGGCCTCGAGTATGCATACATTGATGTCAAGGATGAGTACAGAGACG ATATGACGCGCCTAAGCGTTTGGGTTCTGGATGGCGATCCAGGACACACAAATCTGCTGCACTATGCGCTTAACGAAACGAACTATGCACACACCCTCGTCATATTAACAGTCTCGATGACACAGCCGTGGGGCTGGCTCGAGCAGCTCAATCAATGGATCAAGGTGCTGGCCCAGCACATTGAGAGCCTGCAATTGGATCCCAAAGAGAAGGAGGCGGCCCGTCAACGTTTGGCAACGACGTGGCAAAGCTATTGCGAGGTCGGCGACGATTTGGATCCCGGCTCACCAGTGAAACGCACCATGCACAACAATTCTATTGATGAGGATGATCTGTTGCCGCTGACAGAGGACGCACTAATTACAAATCTGGGCCTCGAcatagttgtcgttgtcacaAAG aCGGACTACATGACAACGCTTGAGAAGGAGTACGAGTATCGAGATGAACACTTTGATTTCATACAGCAATGGATACGGAACTTTTGCCTGCGGCACGGCACCTCGCTCTTTTACACCAGCGTCAAAGAGGATAAAAACTGTGATCTCCTTTACAAATATCTAACGCATCGAATTTATGGTCTACCATTCCGTACGCCAGCGCTAGTCGTTGAAAAGGATGCGGTGCTCAT TCCGGCGGGTTGGGATAGCCTCAAGAAAATAAGTATTCTATATGAGAACATGCATGCGGTCAAGGCCGAGAATCATTACACAGACATAATCAAAGCGCCGCCAACACGAAAG GCGGTTTCCAATCGCGAGACAGAGGTGCAAACGGAGGACGAACAGGCGTTCTTGGCGCGCCAGCAGGAGATACTCAAGCAAGGTGGCCAGGTGCGCGGTGAGTCGCCGTTGCGTTCTCAAGGCGCCAGCGCTGGCGGCAACAAGGCCGGACCACGTACGCCCGGCAGTGCCGGCCAGAGTTCACCCAAAAAG ATCGATCCCAAGCTGACGCCTGCCACGCCGGGCGGTGAAGGTGTGCTGGCCAACTTCTTTAACTCGCTGCTACACAAAAAGTCCGGTGGACCAGCTGGCGGACCGGCGGGAGCAGCTAGTCCAGGCGGTGGCATGGGCACGCCACGCACCTCCAATGGCACCGATGCTCTGATGACGGCCGAGAAGTTGGCCGTGCGCTCAGATGCCGCTGCCGAGCTGGATCGATTGGCGCGTAGCGTTAAAAAGGATATCGATCTGTCCCAAA tCAAGCGCAAGAAATCAGATGTACTCACGACCAATCGCTTTAATACGACCCCCCAAAATCTATAA
- the LOC117566407 gene encoding armadillo repeat-containing protein 2 yields MSLLLKRRSRSETRTQPKQDMPSQQQQQSAAVPELQTKKLQKELPQKPAADCGLRLGLGMGMGMGMGRRKTSAELISEAKLFLGDLSTTTTSGAATASTAAGGGARLVSTRRPITPREPGRVLYGKVALAGRPPSAFSMRYLQNETTMPTTPSSAAGVELKLKGKTTTPTTAAGAAGAPRQLPALPGAASAQGTAPPPTRNGALLGQCSTETLIELLKQHAGLKDCSAETVQHINAILQELYTRVRKQERHFKRAFILGGLYGLVECTSPRVLLAVARVVLALRVTGSNLTGACKLIFKVARHEQHDGLFHEHDVLELLIDGLGHASPLDEPEACIYAYGCIRFLTASSAQERDDALNRNWASGFDAPLPSPTTAALTAAAAVLKPETNQRKLSGQQTLVSRLARHGAVDLMVLHLQMLNEAGATRRLSGPPLHTLYQLSAALRALADVAKQQQRLQLQLQLACPHLIRAAEVAMAELEVQANVVRTLSVLSEDADCCETLHQYAARIGMLLGPSCGKLNQTQQSSERLLAVLSRLGYMLGNILAKHETARIQYFHNDVAMQYLLDVLQQLSERSSPAQRSESLLDAQIKLIRVVANMSVNAEVGAGLGNLHDLGAVLLRLLRHATAVLDASADVEQPLEQLELLHATLGALHNLCFYQDKPGQLPVAATPAAGSLHSLIAELSTELANALARCQSPRALPTKVEIARVLGNLTRNEEARRCFCAAGGLPLMVQQLTRQASGQDYELRTCAIGVLVNLLGDGEQRAPFLQLRGAELLALLLRGALEQEDWFLANIVCQALWNLLIDVQCAATLCRSGNILDEVSELLADYLDEERVLLAGDEEHEQDQEEEEEGHNEEKEAEADPEATPDALWEDFALVATDLLERIQNNFDKQQQQQQ; encoded by the exons ATGAGTTTGCTGCTAAAGCGACGTTCGCGCAGCGAGACGCGAACACAGCCAAAGCAGGACATGccatcacaacaacaacaacagtcagcAGCAGTTCCGGAACTTCAGACAAAGAAGCTTCAAAAGGAGCTGCCGCAGAAACCTGCAGCGGATTGTGGACTTCGACTGGGTCTCGGCATGGGCATGGGCATGGGAATGGGAAGACGCAAGACGTCCGCCGAGCTCATCAGCGAGGCGAAACTCTTTCTGGGCGATCTGTCCACGACAACAACGTCGGGAGCGGCGACGGCATCGACGGCAGCCGGAGGTGGCGCTCGTCTGGTCAGCACTCGACGTCCAATCACGCCGCGCGAACCCGGACGCGTGCTCTACGGCAAAGTTGCGCTAGCCGGACGTCCGCCCAGCGCCTTTTC TATGCGTTATCTGCAGAACGAAACGACGATGCCAACGACACCGTCATCGGCGGCAGGCGTTGAACTGAAGCTCAAGGGCAAGACGACGACGCCAACAACAGCGGCGGGAGCAGCCGGCGCTCCACGTCAGTTGCCCGCATTGCCGGGTGCAGCAAGTGCTCAGGGCACCGCGCCACCGCCCACACGCAATGGCGCCTTGTTGGGCCAGTGCAGCACCGAGACACTCATCGAGCTGCTCAAGCAGCATGCGGGGCTCAAGGATTGCAGCGCCGAGACAGTGCAGCACATCAATGCG ATCCTGCAGGAGCTGTACACGCGTGTGCGCAAGCAGGAGCGTCACTTCAAGCGCGCCTTCATCCTGGGCGGTCTCTACGGCCTCGTGGAATGCACTTCACCGCGCGTCCTGCTCGCCGTTGCACGCGTCGTCCTAGCG CTGCGTGTGACGGGCAGCAACTTGACGGGTGCCTGCAAACTGATCTTCAAGGTGGCGCGCCATGAACAGCACGACGGTCTATTCCACGAGCACGACGTGCTCGAGCTGCTCATCGATGGCCTGGGCCATGCGTCGCCCCTCGATGAACCCGAGGCCTGCATTTATGCCTACGGCTGCATACGCTTTCTCACCGCCAGCAGCGCACAGGAACGCGACGATGCGCTCAATCGCAACTGGGCCAGCGGCTTTGATGCGCCGCTGCCCTCGCCCACCACAGCTGCGCTGACTGCAGCGGCTGCCGTGCTCAAGCCCGAGACGAATCAGCGCAAGCTGAGCGGCCAGCAGACGCTGGTGTCGCGTCTGGCGCGTCATGGTGCCGTCGATCTGATGGTCCTTCATCTGCAAATGCTCAACGAGGCGGGCGCCACGCGTCGCCTCAGCGGTCCCCCGCTACACACGCTCTATCAGCTGTCGGCGGCGTTGCGCGCTCTCGCGGATGtcgccaagcagcagcagcggctgcagctgcaactgcagctggcgTGTCCGCATCTCATACGCGCCGCCGAGGTGGCCATGGCCGAGTTGGAGGTCCAAGCGAATGTGGTGCGCACACTCAG CGTTCTCTCCGAGGATGCGGACTGCTGCGAGACGCTGCATCAGTATGCGGCACGCATTGGCATGCTACTAGGACCATCGTGTGGCAAGCTCAACCAGACGCAGCAGAGCAGCGAACGACTGCTGGCGGTGCTCAGTCGCCTTGGCTACATGCTGGGCAACATTCTGGCCAAGCACGAAACGGCGCGCATTCAA TACTTTCACAACGATGTGGCCATGCAGTATCTCCTGGAcgtgctgcagcagctgagcGAACGTAGCTCGCCGGCACAGCGTAGCGAATCCCTCCTCGATGCCCAGATCAAGCTTATCCGTGTCGTGGCCAATATGAGCGTCAATGCCGAGGTTGGCGCCGGCCTGGGTAATCTGCATGACCTCGGTGCCGTGCTCTTGCGTCTGCTGAGGCATGCCACCGCTGTGCTTGACGCCAGCGCGGATGTGGAACAGCCACTGGAGCAGCTGGagctgttgcatgccacactcGGTGCTCTGCATAATCTCTGCTTCTACCAGGACAAGCCGGGACAACTGCCGGTGGCAGCGACACCAGCAGCCGGTTCGTTGCATAGCCTTATTGCTGAGCTGTCCACGGAGCTGGCAAATGCCCTGGCACGATGTCAATCCCCGCGAGCGCTGCCCACCAAAGTGGAGATTGCCCGTGTGCTCGGTAATCTGACGCGTAACGAGGAGGCGCGTCGTTGCTTCTGCGCCGCCGGTGGATTGCCGCTGATGGTGCAACAGCTGACGCGGCAGGCGAGTGGCCAGGACTACGAGCTGCGCACCTGTGCCATTGGAGTGCTCGTCAATCTGCTGGGCGATGGCGAACAGCGTGCTCCGTTCCTCCAGCTGCGTGGTGCCGAACTGTTGGCGCTCCTGTTGCGTGGTGCCCTGGAGCAGGAGGATTGGTTCCTCGCGAACATTGTGTGCCAGGCGCTATGGAATCTTCTGATCGATGTGCAGTGTGCGGCCACCTTGTGCCGCAGTGGCAACATCCTGGACGAGGTGAGCGAGCTGCTGGCGGATTATCTGGATGAGGAGCGTGTGTTGTTGGCTGGCGACGAGGAACATGAGCAGGaccaggaggaggaggaggagggacaTAACGAAGAGAAGGAGGCGGAAGCAGATCCTGAAGCGACACCGGATGCACTGTGGGAGGATTTTGCGCTGGTAGCCACCGATTTGTTAGAGCGTATTCAAAACAACTTCgataaacagcagcaacagcagcag